A genomic segment from Juglans regia cultivar Chandler chromosome 14, Walnut 2.0, whole genome shotgun sequence encodes:
- the LOC118344575 gene encoding transcription factor IBH1-like produces the protein MGTGTLPPEDFSSLKMSFMDGNWACIFRRSSRQRRAGTRCWAVEMKMKKLQSLIPGGQRLKPDRLFLRTADYILHLRLQVNLLQALSKIYKP, from the exons ATGGGTACTGGTACCCTTCCCCCTGAGGATTTCTCTTCTCTTAAAATGTCATTTATGGATGGTAATTGGGCTTGCATTTTCAG GAGATCTTCGAGGCAGAGGCGGGCTGGTACTCGATGTTGGGCGGTggaaatgaagatgaagaagctgCAGAGTCTGATTCCGGGAGGGCAACGTTTGAAGCCGGACCGACTCTTTCTTCGTACTGCAGATTATATCCTGCATTTGAGGCTGCAAGTAAACCTGTTGCAAGCTCTTTCCAAGATTTATAAACCATGA